Proteins encoded by one window of Paraburkholderia sabiae:
- the amaB gene encoding L-piperidine-6-carboxylate dehydrogenase, which produces MNASYILSELAISHAAEDGDLVVQSPIDGEIIGRVASQTIADVDAALSKAQEAFKIWRNTPAPRRGELLRLLGNKLREQKRALGSIITLETGKIQQEALGEVQEMIDICDFAVGLSRQLYGLTIASERPGHRMAENWHPMGVCTVISAFNFPAAVWSWNAALALVCGNAVVWKPSEKTPITAMAVDRILQDALKEFGDAPAGLTALINGGRDLGAKLVSDPRSNIVSATGSTEMGRAVGVEVARRFGRSILELGGNNAGIVSRTANMELALRGIVFSAVGTAGQRCTTLRRLFVNENVYDNVVQRLKILYSKVAVGDPLEQGTLIGPLIDEASFIRMQAALEQAKREGGKIFGGERVAVAGKENGFYVRPAIVEMPSQTEVVLKETFAPILYVLKYSAFDEAIESNNAAVHGLSSCVFTGDLHESERFMSASGSDCGIANVNIGPSGAEIGGAFGGEKETGGGRESGSDAWKAYMRRTTNTVNYSSALPLAQGVDFSIE; this is translated from the coding sequence GTGAATGCATCGTACATCCTATCGGAACTCGCTATCTCGCATGCTGCTGAGGATGGTGACCTCGTTGTTCAATCTCCAATCGATGGTGAAATCATTGGTCGTGTGGCGAGCCAGACCATCGCTGATGTCGATGCTGCTCTGAGCAAAGCGCAGGAGGCATTTAAGATTTGGCGCAACACCCCGGCGCCTCGTCGCGGGGAATTGCTTCGACTGCTCGGCAATAAGTTGCGCGAGCAGAAACGCGCATTGGGTAGCATCATTACGCTTGAGACGGGAAAAATCCAGCAGGAAGCTCTGGGTGAAGTGCAAGAGATGATTGACATCTGCGACTTTGCCGTTGGGCTCTCCCGTCAATTGTATGGCCTCACGATCGCATCAGAACGCCCTGGTCACCGAATGGCTGAAAATTGGCACCCAATGGGCGTGTGCACCGTAATTTCCGCGTTCAACTTCCCTGCCGCGGTCTGGTCCTGGAACGCCGCTTTGGCCCTCGTCTGCGGTAACGCTGTTGTCTGGAAACCATCAGAAAAAACTCCAATCACGGCGATGGCAGTCGACCGGATACTGCAGGACGCGTTGAAAGAGTTCGGCGATGCACCGGCCGGCCTGACGGCGCTCATCAACGGCGGCCGCGATCTTGGTGCAAAACTAGTGTCCGATCCGCGGTCAAACATCGTCAGTGCGACTGGCAGTACCGAGATGGGCCGCGCCGTTGGCGTAGAAGTCGCTCGTCGATTCGGCCGTTCAATCCTAGAGTTGGGCGGAAATAATGCAGGAATTGTATCCAGAACTGCAAACATGGAACTGGCTCTGCGCGGCATCGTTTTCTCTGCAGTCGGTACCGCAGGGCAGCGTTGCACGACCTTGCGCCGCCTGTTCGTGAATGAGAATGTGTACGACAATGTAGTGCAACGGCTGAAAATACTTTATAGCAAAGTTGCGGTCGGCGACCCGCTCGAGCAAGGTACCCTTATTGGTCCGCTGATCGATGAGGCGTCGTTCATTCGCATGCAGGCTGCTCTCGAACAAGCGAAGCGTGAAGGCGGCAAGATCTTCGGCGGGGAGCGGGTCGCGGTCGCGGGTAAGGAAAACGGTTTTTACGTTCGTCCGGCCATTGTCGAGATGCCATCCCAGACCGAAGTTGTCCTAAAGGAGACATTTGCGCCGATTCTTTATGTCCTCAAGTACAGCGCGTTCGATGAGGCTATTGAATCGAACAACGCTGCCGTTCATGGGCTTTCGTCGTGTGTGTTTACCGGCGATCTGCATGAGAGCGAGCGATTCATGTCCGCGTCGGGCAGTGATTGTGGTATCGCCAACGTGAACATCGGACCGAGCGGGGCCGAAATTGGCGGCGCGTTTGGCGGAGAAAAGGAAACCGGTGGAGGACGTGAATCGGGCTCTGATGCATGGAAGGCCTACATGCGCCGTACCACGAACACGGTTAACTATTCGTCCGCGTTACCGCTTGCTCAAGGCGTCGACTTTTCCATCGAATAA
- a CDS encoding FAD-binding and (Fe-S)-binding domain-containing protein produces MKAATPFQASKSLLQEVEAELRRSIRGEVRFDSSSKALYASDASNYRQIPLGVVVPADVNDLVAALGACRRKDVPFLTRGGGTSQNGQCVNVAVVADASKYVNRVVSVDPESRTAIVEPGVVCDTLRDAAEKHGLTFAPDPATHSRCTLGGMIANNSCGAHSVMAGKTVENVEALEIVTYDGARFWVGPTTDAELEDIIVQGGRRGEIYRKLRDLRDRYADRIRHEFPQIRRRVSGFNLDQLLPENGFNVARALVGTEGTCAVTLQAKVRLVHSPSCRVLLVLGFCDIYTAADAVPHFNRFSPIAIEGLDRGIIRGLQVRGLKAEEIALLPAGDAWVVLEFGADTVADAIQQANDAHAWFAAGEGGAGVTGLVVEDKAKQQKVWSIRETGASAVSLSIDSSKPDPMVGWEDAAVDPLRLGDYLRKFQALVDRYGYETCLYGHFGDGCVHARITFDVRTAEGVLTWRDFLREAAQLVVDFGGSLSGEHGDGQAKAEFLPIMYGPEIMQAMEAFKAIWDPANRLNPGKVVNAYRADENLRMGLSYKPVKLTTRLTFASPEGDGLQRAVERCIGMGKCRSLEGGTMCPSFRATREEKYSTRGRAHLFWEMLQGEVITNGWSSHEVKEALDACLACKGCKSDCPTHTDMASYKAEFLSHYYENHRRPRQAMFMGRIGQWAPVASRFPSLTNFLISSRPLARISKWVAGLAPQRRLPVFAAKAFRRIAKERPTQTRIASTSKPLGKVILWVDTFNDHFSPDVATAAFEVLSCIGYEVVLPRKRLCCGRPLYDFGFLDEARGLLKTAVGELAEDILHGVPVVGLEPGCLSVFKDELLKQLPDEPMAKKLSAQTFLFSDFLALTEFKWPRLDADVIVHGHCHQKSIFGMKGEAALLDKLGVRWKLLDTGCCGMAGAFGFDSKHYELSILIGEEKLLPIVREVPDSTIVVSNGFSCREQIVQGTGRKSLHIAQLALNSLRQEESGRLGSRTSNRGNPMRVA; encoded by the coding sequence GTGAAAGCCGCCACACCGTTCCAGGCCAGCAAGAGTCTGCTTCAGGAAGTCGAAGCGGAGCTTCGGAGGTCGATTCGAGGTGAAGTCCGCTTCGATTCCAGTTCGAAGGCCCTCTATGCTTCCGATGCGTCGAACTATCGGCAGATACCGCTAGGCGTTGTCGTGCCCGCCGACGTCAATGATCTCGTTGCAGCACTGGGCGCGTGCCGTCGCAAGGACGTTCCGTTTTTGACCCGCGGCGGTGGCACGTCGCAGAACGGGCAGTGCGTGAACGTGGCGGTGGTGGCTGACGCAAGCAAGTATGTGAACCGGGTCGTTTCAGTCGATCCGGAAAGCAGAACGGCAATCGTCGAGCCGGGCGTCGTGTGCGATACATTGCGCGACGCTGCGGAAAAGCACGGTCTCACGTTTGCGCCGGACCCGGCGACTCACAGCCGCTGCACGCTTGGGGGCATGATTGCCAACAACTCGTGCGGCGCGCATAGCGTCATGGCGGGCAAGACCGTCGAAAACGTCGAGGCGCTCGAAATCGTCACGTACGATGGCGCGCGCTTCTGGGTCGGGCCGACCACCGACGCCGAACTCGAAGACATCATCGTGCAAGGTGGTCGTCGCGGCGAGATCTACCGCAAGCTGCGCGATCTCCGCGATCGTTACGCGGACCGCATTCGGCACGAGTTCCCGCAAATCAGGCGGCGCGTATCGGGCTTCAACCTGGATCAGCTGCTGCCGGAGAACGGGTTCAACGTGGCACGTGCGCTGGTTGGAACGGAAGGAACTTGCGCCGTTACGCTTCAGGCGAAGGTCCGTCTCGTCCACAGCCCGTCATGCCGCGTGCTGCTTGTTCTCGGCTTTTGCGACATCTATACGGCAGCCGATGCGGTTCCTCATTTCAACCGCTTTTCGCCGATAGCGATCGAAGGTCTGGATCGCGGCATCATCCGGGGATTGCAGGTGCGCGGGTTGAAGGCCGAGGAGATCGCGTTGCTGCCCGCTGGCGATGCGTGGGTCGTGCTCGAATTCGGTGCGGACACCGTTGCCGACGCTATCCAGCAGGCCAACGATGCGCACGCCTGGTTTGCGGCGGGCGAGGGCGGTGCTGGTGTCACTGGCCTAGTCGTCGAAGATAAGGCGAAGCAGCAGAAAGTATGGTCGATCCGGGAGACAGGCGCCTCTGCTGTATCGCTATCAATCGATTCTTCAAAGCCTGACCCGATGGTTGGCTGGGAAGATGCGGCTGTCGATCCGCTGCGTCTCGGGGATTATCTGCGTAAATTTCAGGCACTCGTCGACCGCTATGGTTACGAGACGTGTCTCTACGGTCACTTCGGCGACGGCTGCGTTCACGCCCGTATCACCTTCGACGTCCGTACCGCTGAAGGCGTGCTGACGTGGCGAGACTTCCTGCGCGAGGCGGCGCAACTGGTTGTCGATTTCGGCGGTTCGCTCTCGGGCGAACACGGTGACGGTCAGGCGAAGGCGGAATTCCTGCCCATCATGTACGGCCCCGAAATCATGCAGGCGATGGAGGCTTTCAAGGCCATCTGGGACCCGGCGAACCGGTTGAATCCAGGCAAGGTCGTGAACGCCTATCGTGCGGATGAAAATCTGCGTATGGGGCTGTCGTACAAGCCGGTCAAGCTGACGACCCGATTGACGTTCGCGAGCCCTGAAGGGGATGGGCTGCAGCGCGCAGTCGAGCGCTGCATCGGGATGGGAAAGTGCCGGTCACTCGAAGGCGGCACGATGTGCCCGAGCTTCCGAGCCACGAGAGAAGAGAAGTACTCGACGCGTGGGCGTGCTCATCTGTTCTGGGAAATGCTTCAGGGCGAAGTCATCACGAATGGCTGGAGCAGCCATGAAGTGAAGGAAGCGCTGGACGCCTGTCTTGCCTGCAAGGGCTGCAAATCGGATTGCCCGACGCACACGGACATGGCGTCGTATAAGGCAGAGTTTCTTTCACACTATTACGAGAATCATCGTCGGCCGAGGCAGGCGATGTTCATGGGGAGGATCGGACAATGGGCGCCCGTGGCGAGTCGTTTTCCGTCGCTTACGAATTTCTTGATTTCTTCTCGTCCCTTGGCTCGTATCAGCAAATGGGTAGCGGGACTCGCGCCGCAGCGCAGGCTCCCGGTGTTCGCAGCGAAGGCGTTCCGGAGGATTGCGAAGGAGCGGCCGACGCAGACGCGCATCGCTTCGACGAGTAAGCCGCTCGGGAAGGTCATCCTCTGGGTCGATACGTTTAATGATCATTTTTCGCCTGATGTTGCGACCGCTGCATTTGAGGTGCTAAGTTGCATCGGCTACGAAGTGGTTTTGCCGCGAAAGCGGCTTTGCTGCGGTCGACCGTTGTACGACTTTGGTTTCCTCGATGAAGCGCGTGGGTTGCTCAAAACTGCTGTTGGTGAACTCGCAGAGGACATCTTGCACGGAGTTCCGGTTGTCGGACTTGAACCGGGTTGTCTCTCCGTCTTCAAGGACGAACTTTTAAAGCAGTTGCCAGATGAGCCGATGGCAAAGAAGCTCTCGGCCCAGACTTTCCTGTTCTCTGATTTTCTCGCGCTTACGGAATTCAAATGGCCGCGTCTCGATGCAGACGTCATTGTGCACGGACACTGTCATCAGAAGTCAATCTTTGGCATGAAGGGGGAGGCTGCGCTTCTCGATAAGCTCGGTGTCCGCTGGAAGCTACTCGATACTGGATGCTGCGGCATGGCAGGTGCATTTGGCTTTGATTCAAAGCACTACGAACTTTCTATTTTGATCGGGGAAGAAAAGCTTCTTCCGATCGTTCGCGAGGTGCCGGATTCAACGATTGTTGTGAGCAACGGGTTCAGCTGTCGTGAGCAGATTGTACAAGGTACGGGCAGGAAGTCTCTTCACATCGCTCAGCTCGCGCTAAATTCTTTGAGGCAGGAGGAGTCCGGTCGCCTCGGATCGCGTACGTCGAATCGCGGCAATCCGATGCGTGTTGCATAG
- a CDS encoding DUF1338 domain-containing protein, with amino-acid sequence MRNANVERLLTKLLGHEKTQFLFSTLNVPAILQDWEDGTVTRAELAQAMNMALFEDLLQRSPNGRTYTHDAIASGGSVYFDHGALRTVRWPHNGALPPGEGAFTRILRPLGFKLNGRYPLEKLGMTGRAYAHEDAPDEIAQFFLSELHPERFSKEFQTAVTNVVKSSKDPLTPLAISQLSDLERDGSLPFEAAHELLPVIVGAFARQHDIPSEADYETLLLESAEMAWISTEGNAFNHATDRVADVFTLSDAEKAKGRPMKPEVECSRSGRVFQTAYRADTVRREFRSADGRTVTREVPGSFYEFITRKRAFDQKERRWQTDLRFDAGNATGIFKMTANAAK; translated from the coding sequence ATGCGCAATGCGAACGTAGAACGGCTGTTGACGAAGCTGCTCGGCCACGAAAAGACTCAATTCCTGTTTTCGACGCTGAATGTCCCGGCCATCCTGCAGGACTGGGAGGACGGTACCGTCACGCGTGCCGAACTGGCGCAAGCCATGAACATGGCGCTTTTCGAAGATCTGCTACAGCGCTCGCCGAACGGACGCACGTACACGCATGACGCCATCGCCAGCGGTGGCTCGGTGTACTTCGACCATGGGGCGCTGCGTACTGTCCGCTGGCCCCATAACGGAGCGCTGCCTCCGGGCGAAGGTGCTTTCACCCGAATCCTGCGTCCGCTGGGCTTCAAGCTGAATGGGCGCTACCCGTTGGAGAAGCTCGGCATGACGGGCCGCGCCTACGCGCACGAAGACGCGCCAGACGAAATCGCGCAGTTCTTTCTCAGTGAACTGCACCCCGAGCGCTTTTCGAAAGAATTTCAAACTGCCGTGACCAACGTCGTGAAGTCGTCGAAGGACCCGTTGACGCCGCTCGCGATTTCGCAACTGTCGGACCTTGAACGCGACGGCTCGCTGCCATTCGAGGCGGCTCACGAATTGCTGCCCGTCATCGTTGGCGCCTTCGCCCGTCAGCACGACATTCCAAGTGAAGCAGACTATGAAACGCTGCTGCTGGAGTCTGCTGAGATGGCGTGGATCTCAACAGAAGGCAATGCTTTCAATCATGCAACGGACCGCGTAGCCGATGTGTTCACATTGTCGGATGCCGAGAAGGCGAAAGGCCGGCCCATGAAGCCCGAAGTCGAGTGTTCGCGTTCGGGCCGCGTTTTCCAGACGGCGTACCGTGCCGATACGGTCAGGCGTGAGTTCAGGTCCGCCGACGGCAGGACCGTGACGCGTGAAGTGCCGGGCTCGTTCTATGAATTCATTACGCGCAAGCGCGCGTTCGATCAAAAGGAGCGCCGCTGGCAGACCGACCTGCGCTTCGACGCTGGCAACGCCACGGGAATCTTCAAGATGACCGCCAATGCAGCGAAGTAA
- a CDS encoding LysR substrate-binding domain-containing protein, producing the protein MRKFKIPNMGALIAFEAAARHESFTHAARELFLTESAVSRQIATLESNLGVRLFVRAKQRVVLTRAGRLYGTQVRRALENLDRDTLSIIAHGSGGGYLELAVLPTFASHWLIPRLKDFNDRTPDVRVNMGVQTGMFDFEESHFEAAIHYGKPTWPGTSADYLFGEEVVPICASSLLSRPIKNAHELLNYPLLHSTTRPDAWTRWFFDLGVEDNSTMQGVRYELHTMLIAAAAAGLGIALVPKFFVDRHLKQQGLEIPFEVASAVDSAYYLVYPTELSHGKPLELFRVWLLEQASAYTAIQSLA; encoded by the coding sequence ATGCGCAAGTTCAAGATTCCGAACATGGGTGCGCTGATCGCCTTTGAAGCCGCAGCGCGGCATGAGAGCTTCACGCATGCGGCCAGGGAACTGTTTCTGACTGAGAGTGCGGTGTCGCGGCAAATAGCGACGCTGGAATCGAATCTCGGCGTGCGCCTCTTCGTTCGGGCGAAACAGCGCGTCGTTCTTACGCGGGCCGGGCGGCTCTACGGCACGCAGGTACGTCGGGCGCTGGAAAATCTGGATCGCGATACGCTTTCGATCATTGCACACGGCAGCGGCGGCGGCTATCTCGAACTTGCCGTGCTTCCGACATTTGCCTCGCACTGGCTGATTCCCCGCCTGAAGGACTTCAACGATCGAACGCCCGACGTGCGGGTCAACATGGGTGTGCAGACTGGCATGTTCGACTTCGAGGAATCGCACTTCGAGGCGGCCATCCACTACGGCAAACCCACCTGGCCCGGCACATCCGCGGATTATCTGTTTGGAGAGGAAGTCGTTCCCATCTGCGCGTCGTCGCTGCTATCCAGACCGATAAAAAACGCACACGAGTTGCTCAACTATCCGCTTCTTCACTCGACGACTCGCCCCGACGCATGGACGCGCTGGTTTTTCGATCTGGGCGTCGAGGACAATTCGACGATGCAAGGCGTGCGCTACGAGTTGCACACGATGCTGATTGCCGCTGCAGCGGCGGGACTGGGCATCGCACTGGTTCCGAAATTTTTTGTCGATAGGCACCTGAAACAACAGGGCCTTGAGATCCCATTCGAAGTGGCCTCCGCGGTTGATTCAGCCTACTACCTTGTCTATCCGACTGAACTCAGCCATGGCAAGCCGCTAGAACTCTTCAGGGTATGGCTGCTCGAACAGGCCAGCGCGTACACTGCAATTCAGAGTCTGGCATGA
- a CDS encoding NAD(P)/FAD-dependent oxidoreductase, translating into MQQIPKSTSVAIIGGGIIGISAALALARRGVDVVVFEKGVVAGEQSSRNWGWIRSVGRNPAELPLSAMANDMWQDIQSGVDVGYRRTGLAYLAASESALAAHQAWLDIARESGANARILSKGESARLIPSSRRTWAGALYSSTDGVAEPTLATQGIAALAVSLGAKILEGCAARGLDVSAGRVSGVVTEHGLVKCSSVVLAGGAWSRLLCGNHGIEFPQLKVHASGLQTTPVNAGLDLAINGGDFTVRKRSDGGYTVSKLGASVAELTPDSIRLSTKFMGAWVKERKYLRLRIGRRFFDELKTPRRFGLDRPTPFEACRTLDPEPNVRMLDEALKQLKSAFAGFSDALPVRAWAGMIDVTPDALPVISEVSEIPGFFLGSGFSGHGFGIGPAAGSVLANLVTGDRPVVEVRDFSLTRFSS; encoded by the coding sequence ATGCAACAGATACCCAAAAGTACATCGGTAGCGATCATTGGCGGCGGAATTATCGGCATCAGCGCCGCACTGGCTTTAGCGCGCAGAGGCGTCGACGTGGTCGTATTTGAGAAGGGCGTTGTAGCTGGGGAACAGTCCTCTCGTAACTGGGGTTGGATCCGGAGTGTTGGGCGAAATCCTGCAGAACTGCCGCTCTCCGCGATGGCGAATGACATGTGGCAAGACATCCAGTCGGGTGTCGACGTCGGCTATCGCCGAACAGGCCTAGCTTATTTGGCCGCCTCGGAAAGCGCACTGGCTGCGCATCAAGCATGGCTCGATATCGCCAGGGAGTCTGGAGCGAATGCGCGGATCCTGTCAAAGGGCGAATCGGCCAGGTTGATACCCTCGTCGCGACGCACTTGGGCCGGCGCCCTCTACAGCTCGACGGATGGTGTGGCGGAGCCAACGTTGGCGACTCAAGGCATCGCCGCGCTTGCAGTGAGTTTAGGAGCAAAGATACTCGAGGGATGCGCGGCGCGCGGATTGGACGTATCGGCCGGACGCGTGTCGGGAGTGGTGACTGAGCATGGGCTCGTGAAGTGCTCAAGTGTAGTGCTCGCTGGCGGCGCTTGGTCCCGTCTCCTTTGCGGCAACCACGGAATCGAATTTCCACAGTTAAAAGTGCATGCATCGGGTTTGCAAACCACGCCCGTGAACGCTGGACTTGATCTCGCCATCAATGGGGGAGACTTCACAGTTCGGAAGAGATCCGATGGAGGCTACACCGTCAGCAAGCTCGGCGCATCGGTTGCAGAGCTAACGCCCGACAGCATCCGGCTCAGCACAAAGTTTATGGGTGCGTGGGTGAAAGAGCGGAAGTACCTCAGACTGAGGATCGGGCGCAGATTTTTTGACGAGCTAAAGACGCCGCGTCGGTTTGGCCTGGACCGACCGACACCCTTCGAGGCATGCCGAACGCTTGATCCAGAGCCCAATGTTCGCATGCTGGACGAGGCACTCAAACAGCTCAAAAGTGCGTTTGCAGGATTTTCTGATGCATTACCAGTTCGAGCTTGGGCAGGAATGATTGACGTAACGCCCGATGCGTTGCCTGTCATCTCAGAAGTAAGTGAGATTCCCGGGTTCTTCCTCGGTTCGGGGTTCTCCGGGCATGGATTCGGGATCGGACCTGCTGCTGGTTCTGTGCTCGCGAATCTCGTTACAGGTGACAGGCCGGTTGTAGAAGTGAGAGACTTTTCGCTGACGAGATTCTCTTCCTAG
- a CDS encoding NAD(P)/FAD-dependent oxidoreductase has product MKNSESTISEYVDSYYSRTLRSDKARTPVDSDITVDVCIVGAGMAGITAALELLRRGRSVVLLESNRVAWGASGRNGGVVSPGYSTGVDNIARYVGMQKATDLYRMSIEGVDIVAENIRQLGIEEAEPIHGIMKLLRHDNDEELTARQRWLVREFGYKVNVLSTSDVRQLVVSNKYRQGILDENAFHFHPLNYARGLVNEVERLGGRVFEGAEVTSIKDHGASKRILTKGGTVTARDVLLTCGGYTGRLIPRLARSYLPISTYMMLTEQAGSVIASAIRTRAAVSDSRRASDYYRLVDGGERVLWGGLITTRRSDPRRLADTLRNRMVDVYPQLKGLDVQIAWSGKMAYARHLMPLIGRLDPGLWYCMGFGGHGMNTTAVGGRVIAEGITEESGRYKMFSELGLPWNGGYAGLAVAQLTYWSYQVMDFMRERGGVGGNRGQHSRRSTVC; this is encoded by the coding sequence ATGAAAAATTCCGAATCAACGATTTCAGAATACGTCGATAGCTACTATTCGCGCACCCTCCGCAGTGACAAGGCGAGAACTCCTGTAGACAGCGACATTACTGTCGACGTTTGTATAGTGGGTGCTGGAATGGCAGGAATTACCGCAGCGCTGGAATTGCTGCGTCGGGGTCGCAGTGTTGTCCTGCTCGAGTCCAATCGTGTCGCGTGGGGCGCCTCCGGACGCAACGGTGGTGTCGTGAGCCCGGGTTATTCGACAGGCGTTGACAACATCGCGCGATACGTGGGAATGCAGAAGGCAACAGACCTTTATCGGATGTCGATTGAAGGCGTTGACATCGTTGCAGAGAACATCCGACAGCTCGGAATCGAAGAGGCCGAGCCAATTCACGGCATTATGAAACTGTTGCGCCATGACAATGACGAAGAGCTTACCGCCCGTCAACGCTGGCTGGTGCGCGAGTTTGGTTACAAAGTCAACGTTCTTTCGACTTCGGATGTGAGGCAGCTTGTTGTTTCGAATAAGTATCGACAGGGCATCCTCGATGAAAACGCCTTCCATTTCCATCCTTTGAACTATGCTCGCGGGCTCGTCAACGAGGTCGAGCGCCTGGGAGGGCGTGTATTCGAGGGAGCGGAGGTTACGTCGATCAAAGATCACGGCGCCAGCAAGCGCATTTTGACCAAGGGTGGTACGGTGACAGCGCGAGATGTGCTGCTCACCTGTGGCGGCTACACGGGGAGATTAATACCAAGGCTTGCGCGCAGTTATTTGCCGATCTCCACTTACATGATGCTCACGGAGCAGGCTGGAAGTGTGATTGCGTCGGCGATTCGCACCAGAGCCGCGGTTAGCGATAGTCGCCGCGCAAGCGACTATTACCGCCTCGTCGACGGCGGCGAACGCGTGCTCTGGGGCGGCCTTATCACGACACGGCGCTCAGATCCGCGTCGTCTCGCCGACACACTTCGTAATCGGATGGTCGATGTATACCCTCAGTTGAAAGGTCTCGACGTTCAAATTGCGTGGTCTGGAAAGATGGCTTACGCGCGACACCTCATGCCATTGATCGGCCGTCTCGATCCGGGCCTCTGGTATTGCATGGGGTTTGGCGGCCATGGCATGAATACGACAGCTGTCGGGGGCCGGGTAATAGCCGAGGGAATTACAGAGGAATCCGGTCGATACAAAATGTTCTCGGAACTCGGACTACCCTGGAACGGGGGCTATGCCGGACTTGCTGTCGCCCAGCTTACGTATTGGAGCTACCAGGTGATGGACTTTATGCGCGAGCGGGGGGGCGTAGGTGGGAACCGGGGGCAGCATTCTCGGCGGTCGACGGTCTGCTGA